A window of the Aspergillus flavus chromosome 6, complete sequence genome harbors these coding sequences:
- a CDS encoding NAD dependent epimerase/dehydratase family protein — MTSDAKILLTGATGFIGGSVLTALLQSSASSLQSGPITCLMRGADRAALLTSTYGERVKPTVYGGLDDLETTTAVAAQHDVVINTTLGYHSASTKALLRGLAQRKAQTGRDVWLIHTSGTSNIGDKPISKPVGVREFDDLVDAIYAHEKALEAAEPYAQRTTELGVIDTGLELGVKTLVIMSPIIYGNGTGLFNRNSIHTGYMKAMLQIGHAVVVGDGTGLWDHVHIEDLANLYRLVVLDILERQGKSLPTGKKGIIFSANGRHSWLEYSQLVADACYERGLILEKKVTHLSLEEAVATLIPHLGFAKEVFAEEDLKSAAEMFSSNEMTVATIARNLGWNPVKGDEAWTQAFRDDVDSIIKSKG, encoded by the coding sequence ATGACATCTGACGCCAAGATCCTCCTCACTGGTGCTACAGGCTTCATCGGGGGCAGTGTCCTCACTGCGCTGCTCCAGTCGTCTGCGTCGTCGCTCCAATCCGGCCCTATAACGTGCCTGATGCGAGGTGCCGACCGCGCAGCTCTCCTTACCTCCACCTACGGTGAGCGCGTCAAGCCCACCGTCTACGGGGGCCTCGATGACCTGGAGACTACCACCGCCGTGGCCGCACAGCACGACGTCGtcatcaacaccaccctgGGCTATCACTCTGCATCCACAAAAGCGCTCCTCCGCGGCCTGGCGCAGCGAAAGGCCCAAACCGGCCGTGACGTCTGGCTGATTCACACGTCTGGTACATCCAATATCGGCGATAAGCCAATTAGCAAGCCAGTTGGAGTAAGGGAGTTCGACGATCTGGTCGACGCTATATACGCCCACGAAAAGGCGCTCGAGGCGGCAGAGCCTTATGCACAGCGGACCACGGAGCTGGGCGTTATTGACACAGGCCTCGAGCTGGGCGTCAAGACACTTGTCATTATGAGTCCCATTATCTATGGAAACGGTACTGGCTTGTTCAACAGGAACAGCATCCACACCGGGTACATGAAAGCGATGCTGCAGATTGGACATGCGGTAGTGGTGGGTGACGGGACTGGCCTATGGGACCACGTTCATATAGAGGATCTAGCTAACTTGTACCGGCTTGTCGTACTGGATATCCTGGAGCGGCAAGGTAAAAGTCTACCCActgggaagaaggggatCATTTTCAGCGCCAATGGACGGCATTCGTGGCTGGAGTATTCGCAATTGGTGGCGGATGCTTGCTACGAACGGGGTCTTatattggagaagaaggtcaccCATCTCAGCTTAGAGGAAGCGGTAGCGACCCTAATACCGCACCTCGGTTTTGCTAAGGAGGTGTTTGCGGAGGAAGATTTAAAATCGGCTGCGGAGATGTTCTCCAGTAACGAAATGACGGTCGCTACTATTGCGCGGAATCTTGGGTGGAATCCGGTGAAGGGAGACGAAGCCTGGACCCAGGCATTTCGGGATGATGTGGACAGCATCATCAAGTCTAAGGGGTAA
- a CDS encoding Alpha/Beta hydrolase protein translates to MFSLARLGTVAGLFLLAQAAPASLRRDVSSSLLNNLDLFAQYSAAAYCDENLNSTGTKLTCSVGNCPLVEAASTQSLDEFNESSSYGNPAGYLAADETNKLLVLSFRGSADLANWVANLNFGLEDASDLCSGCEVHSGFWKAWSEIADTITSKVESALSDHSDYSLVLTGHSYGAALAALAATALRNSGHSVELYNYGQPRLGNEALATYITDQNKGGNYRVTHTNDIVPKLPPTLLGYHHFSPEYYISSADEATVTTTDVTEVTGIDATGGNDGTDGTSIDAHRWYFIYISECS, encoded by the exons ATGTTTAGTCTCGCGCGATTGGGGACCGTTGCAGGTCTATTTTTACTGGCTCAGGCTGCCCCGGCTTCACTGCGCAGAG ATGTCAGCTCTTCCCTTCTCAATAACCTGGATCTCTTTGCACAGTACAGCGCCGCCGCATACTGTGATGAGAACCTGAACTCTACGGGGACCAAGTTGACATGCTCTGTTGGCAACTGTCCTTTGGTAGAAGCGGCCTCTACCCAATCATTGGATGAATTCAACGA ATCGTCATCCTACGGCAACCCCGCCGGGTACCTCGCCGCTGATGAGACTAACAAGCTCCTAGTCCTGTCCTTCCGGGGTAGCGCTGACTTGGCCAATTGGGTCGCCAACCTGAATTTTGGTCTCGAGGATGCCAGCGATCTGTGTTCTGGGTGCGAAGTGCACAGCGGCTTCTGGAAGGCATGGAGTGAAATCGCCGACACCATCACTTCCAAAGTGGAATCAGCTTTGTCGGATCATTCCGATTATTCCTTGGTCTTGACCGGACATAGTTACGGCGCTGCGCTGGCAGCCCTCGCAGCGACTGCTCTGCGGAACTCCGGCCATAGTGTTGAGCTG TACAACTACGGTCAACCTCGACTTGGAAACGAGGCATTGGCAACATATATCACGGACCAAAACAAGGGTGGCAACTATCGCGTTACGCACACTAATGATATTGTGCCTAAACTGCCACCCACGCTGCTCGGGTATCACCACTTCAGCCCAGAGTACTATATCAGCAGCGCCGACGAGGCAACGGTGACCACCACTGATGTGACTGAGGTTACGGGAATCGATGCTACGGGCGGTAATGATGGAACCGACGGAACTAGCATCGATGCTCATCGGTGgtactttatttatattagcGAATGTTCATAG
- a CDS encoding oxidoreductase (1-acyl dihydroxyacetone phosphate reductase): MTTETSFLPSVLITGCSAGGIGSALAETFHERGLHVFATARSTSKMAHLEKLPNITLLELDVTDPKSIESAVEVVTAKTGGKLNYLINNSGQSLVLPALDTSIEDAKRLFDVNLWGVVAVTQAFSPLILATKGTIVNVASLAAFFRSPWLSFYNASKAAVDAYTHTIRQELAPFGVKVVTVTAGTVQTNIFRPVEEISLPPDSIYKAASKQMVGIANGKLIQGAMAPAEFAKRVADDVLGGATGVIWRGTMATIGRIMYTILPTWLMDRLTFPGSGLDNLG, encoded by the exons ATGACGACTGAGACAAGCTTCCTTCCGTCGGTCCTCATCACCGGATGTAGTGCAGGTGGAATCGGCTCCGCATTGGCCGAAACATTCCACGAACGCGGACTACATGTTTTCGCGACGGCGCGATCGACATCTAAGATGGCCCACCTGGAGAAACTACCCAACATTACTCTCCTGGAACTAGACGTGACCGACCCAAAGAGCATTGAATCTGCCGTTGAGGTCGTGACCGCCAAGACAGGCGGCAAATTGAACTATTTGATCAACAACTCAGGTCAGAGTCTCGTCCTGCCAGCCTTGGATACGAGCATTGAAGATGCCAAGAGATTGTTCGATGTCAATTTGTGGGGCGTGGTTGCTGTCACGCAAGCCTTCTCGCCCTTGATCCTCGCAACCAAAGGAACAATCGTCAATGTGGCATCTCTTGCTGCCTTCTTCCGTTCCCCTTGGTTGA GTTTCTATAACGCTTCCAAGGCAGCCGTGGATGCTTACACACACACTATCCGCCAGGAATTGGCCCCCTTTGGCGTTAAAGTCGTCACTGTAACTGCGGGGACAGTACAAACTAATATCTTCAGGCCTGTAGAGGAAATCTCGCTCCCTCCCGACTCCATATATAAAGCAGCCTCGAAACAGATGGTGGGTATTGCTAATGGAAAATTGATCCAAGGAGCTATGGCCCCGGCCGAATTTGCCAAAAGGGTTGCGGATGATGTGCTCGGTGGAGCGACTGGTGTGATTTGGAGGGGAACGATGGCAACCATTGGAAGGATAATGTACACCATTCTTCCGACTTGGCTAATG GATCGTTTGACATTCCCTGGTTCAGGTTTGGATAACTTGGGTTGA
- a CDS encoding major facilitator superfamily domain-containing protein has translation MPHQDLDEKPPLHVQDAAIDEEVEALEGYVVDPSQYPDNAARLKTSPDGRFVLIPQPLDTPNDPLNWPSRKKWFLVAIVAYIALLADYTGGTAIITVIPQSMQWELSQATVQRAVVGNLFTIGACGLFVVPLAHYFGRLPVTLFFQCVMVGTCAWSAAATSFPSYLAARIINGFFCSVGQGGALMWIKDLFFFHEHPKVINYVEFSIIMSPYLGPLITSFIVSGVSWRWAFWLCTIMSGVGLILILFLDESLFDRKHPPSSRGSYISRLTGAQQSKDWKHKSLVQCLALPVIAITKIPVLTILVYYFLNFAWVIGVNTTIGIWLTNIYGFSTRGIGYFYFFGIVGVLVGWFAGHFLHDGVGQYYIKRHNGRLDPEARLIITYPATIICCISLIILGLAFQYHWHYMVIAVFAATQCIGVMIVTTAINAYLLDSYPEGSGVVGAWVTASRNWAGFMATYIQIDWVTRLGPAKALGIQAAITFASVFCMIFLQVYGKRLRQWQGRMVFSWEGKK, from the exons ATGCCACACCAGGATTTGGACGAGAAGCCGCCACTTCATGTCCAAGATGCTGCAATTGATGAGGAGGTAGAAGCTCTGGAAGGATATGTCGTTGATCCTAGCCAATATCCCGACAATGCAGCGCGCCTGAAAACTAGCCCAGACGGTCGCTTTGTTCTGATTCCGCAACCTCTCGATACACCCAATGATCCGCTAAATTGGCCGTCCCGGAAAAAATGGTTTCTTGTAGCAATAGTGGCTTATATTGCTCTGCTAGCCGATTACACCGGAGGCACCGCTATCATTACTGTTATTCCACAGTCGAT GCAGTGGGAGCTATCTCAAGCTACGGTACAGAGAGCAGTGGTCGGTAATCTGTTTACTATAGGCGCGTGTGGCCTCTTCGTAGTGCCTTTGGCGCATTACTTCGGGCGCCTACCGGTTACGCTTTTCTTCCAATGCGTCATGGTTGGCACCTGTGCATGGTCAGCCGCAGCCACCAGCTTTCCCTCTTATTTAGCCGCGCGCATTATCAACGGCTTCTTTTGTAGCGTTGGCCAAGGAGGAGCCCTAATGTGGATCAaagacctcttcttcttccacgaGCACCCCAAGGTAATCAATTATGTGGAGTTTTCCATTATCATGAGCCCGTACCTTGGCCCTTTGATCACCTCGTTCATCGTGTCTGGGGTCAGCTGGCGCTGGGCATTCTGGCTCTGCACAATCATGTCCGGAGTAGGCCTTATACtgattctctttcttgatgaATCATTGTTTGACCGCAAGCACCCACCGTCCTCCCGAGGGTCCTATATCAGCCGTCTCACCGGTGCGCAGCAATCGAAGGACTGGAAACATAAAAGCCTCGTTCAGTGTTTGGCATTGCCTGTTATAGCCATAACTAAGATACCGGTGCTCACCATCCTCGTCTACTACTTCCTCAACTTCGCCTGGGTCATCGGTGTCAACACGACGATCGGGATCTGGTTAACCAATATATATGGTTTCTCGACGAGAGGAATAG GATATTTCTACTTCTTCGGCATTGTCGGTGTCCTGGTTGGTTGGTTCGCCGGGCACTTCCTGCACGACGGAGTTGGGCAGTACTACATCAAACGACACAACGGACGACTAGACCCCGAAGCTCGATTAATTATCACGTACCCTGCGACGATTATCTGCTGTATTAGTTTGATCATTTTGGGTCTGGCATTCCAGTATCACTGGCACTATATGGTAATTGCAGTGTTCGCGGCTACTCAATGCATAGGTGTCATGATCGTCACGACGGCTATCAATGCCTATCTCCTTGACTCATATCCGGAGGGTTCGGGCGTTGTGGGTGCATGGGTAACGGCCAGTCGCAACTGGGCGGGCTTCATGGCTACTTATATCCAGATTGACTGGGTGACACGACTTGGACCTGCCAAGGCATTGGGTATCCAGGCTGCTATCACCTTTGCTTCGGTGTTTTGTATGATTTTCTTGCAGGTTTATGGTAAACGACTGAGGCAATGGCAGGGCCGGATGGTGTTTAGctgggaagggaagaaataG
- a CDS encoding peptidase family M28-domain-containing protein, whose product MHSKLPRFSILLQTALTLLLTVTHTLAYRPISNKTLTHLPRPNTDFNIHNGTLLSPILQTRVPGSPGSEATRSHFTNFFAKTLPHWKIEFQNSTAKSDTNEIPIINIIATRDPPGIPAGNISRLTLVAHYDSMNSPEGFIGAIDSAAPCAIIMHAVRSIDAALSRKWGTLPTVQKAEGIQVIFTDGEEAIYPDWMEILFGARSLAAEWENTRYPPASRYSSRLKAISLFVLLDLLGSREPKIASYFNTTHHVYKRAAVLEKRLRGLNQFKSTGTRPWFVDVDRDTIGANRFPIYDDQVPFEERGVDVLHLIDANPDTGRFPNVWHTLEDTGENLDLDVLGDWSVLLIAFMVEWLESEGYMI is encoded by the coding sequence ATGCATTCCAAACTCCCCCGCTTTAGCATCCTGCTACAGACAGCGCTCACTCTCCTACTAACCGTCACTCATACACTCGCATACCGGCCCATATCCAACAAGACCCTAACTCACCTCCCCCGACCAAACACAGACTTCAACATCCACAATGGTACACTTCTCTCCCCTATCCTCCAAACCCGCGTCCCAGGAAGCCCAGGCTCTGAAGCAACGAGATCTCACTTCACTAACTTCTTCGCCAAAACACTCCCACACTGGAAAATCGAATTCCAAAACTCCACAGCCAAATCCGACACCAATGAAATACCTATCATAAACATCATCGCCACTCGTGATCCACCGGGTATCCCGGCAGGTAACATCAGCAGATTAACCCTAGTAGCTCATTACGACAGCATGAATTCCCCAGAAGGGTTCATCGGCGCAATAGATAGTGCAGCTCCCTGCGCGATAATCATGCATGCCGTACGAAGTATCGATGCAGCGTTGAGTCGCAAATGGGGTACGTTACCTACGGTACAGAAAGCGGAGGGTATACAAGTTATCTTCAcagatggagaggaggcAATTTATCCTGACTGGATGGAGATATTATTCGGGGCGCGATCATTAGCTGCGGAGTGGGAGAATACGCGGTATCCGCCGGCATCTAGGTATTCGAGTCGGTTAAAGGCTATCTCCTTATTTGTCTTGCTGGATCTCCTTGGGTCGAGGGAGCCGAAAATTGCATCGTATTTTAATACGACACACCATGTATATAAGCGGGCTGCTGTGCTTGAGAAGCGGTTAAGAGGGCTCAATCAGTTCAAGTCGACTGGCACCAGACCTTGgtttgttgatgttgatagAGATACAATTGGGGCGAACAGGTTTCCTATATATGATGATCAGGTGCCGTTCGAGGAACGGGGTGTGGATGTGCTGCATTTGATTGATGCCAATCCTGATACTGGGCGTTTTCCGAATGTGTGGCATACTTTGGAGGATACCGGGGAGAACTTGGATCTTGATGTTCTGGGGGACTGGAGTGTTTTGCTTATTGCTTTTATGGTTGAGTGGCTGGAGTCGGAGGGTTATATGATTTGA
- a CDS encoding MFS multidrug transporter, with protein MSSMEKTTSQGHTPGKASSEFFEKSEANIQSVDATSLLSDQHRDYLLQRHGTLDLDPIPSMDPADPYNWPLWKKVTNLGLVAFHACMGTFTAAAIIPAYEAISEDLGVTLQRVSYLTSLQIAILGGAPLFWKPLSHRFGRRPIFLLSLILSCVCNIGCAKSPDYASMAACRALVSFFLCPAMAIGSAVVTETFFRRERARYMGIWTVMVTLGVPVGPFIFGFVAQRVGYRWIYWVLAITNACQFFLYIFFGPETRYIGTEVQSGGSPFKREYLSFGRIDPTPFRFSEFVHPLSLFTNIPVLLASVAYAMVFLFASVLNSVEVPQLLQSKFGLNAEQLGLQFLGLIIGSLLGEQLGGFMSDMWMNARARRIGHKPAPEYRLWLSYIGYLLTIAGSVVFLVCTEQATEGTWTVVPVVGTGIAAFGNQVITTVLTTYAVDTYPQDAGSIGVFINFVRSTWGFIGPFWFPDMFETVGIAKSSGVVAALVMGVSFLPTVYLQWQGKRWHAVAEQ; from the exons ATGTCGTCAATGGAGAAGACAACGTCTCAAGGGCACACGCCTGGGAAGGCATCGTCAGAGTTCTTCGAGAAGTCGGAGGCAAACATTCAAAGTGTCGATGCGACCAGTCTACTGTCCGATCAGCATCGTGATTATCTGCTGCAACGACATGGCACCTTAGATCTGGATCCCATCCCTAGTATGGATCCGGCAGATCCATACAATTGGCCTTTATGGAAG AAAGTTACGAATCTGGGCTTGGTGGCCTTCCATGCCTGCATGGGAACTTTTACAGCCGCTGCGATCATTCCCGCCTATGAAGCAATTTCCGAGGACCTCGGCGTCACTCTACAGAGAGTCAGCTATCTGACATCGCTTCAGATCGCCATTCTGGGAGGTGCCCCGTTATTCTGGAAACCGCTTTCGCATCGCTTCGGACGGCGCCCGATTTTCCTCTTGTCCCTCATCCTTAGCTGTGTTTGTAATATCGGCTGCGCAAAGAGCCCAGATTATGCTTCGATGGCAGCTTGCCGAGCCCTGGTATCATTCTTCCTCTGCCCAGCGATGGCCATCGGAAGCGCTGTGGTCACAGAGACCTTCTTCCGACGGGAGCGAGCGCGATACATGGGAATCTGGACTGTGATGGTGACATTGGGTGTACCTGTCGGCCCATTTATCTTCGGATTTGTTGCCCAACGCGTGGGATATCGATGGATTTACTGGGTTCTGGCAATC ACAAACGCCTGCCAGTTCTTCCTatacatcttcttcggccCAGAAACCCGGTACATCGGCACCGAAGTACAATCCGGTGGCTCACCTTTCAAACGAGAGTATCTCTCCTTCGGACGAATCGATCCAACGCCATTCCGGTTTTCTGAATTCGTTCACCCCCTCAGCCTATTCACTAACATCCCCGTGCTCCTTGCATCAGTAGCCTACGCCatggtcttcctcttcgccTCCGTCCTGAACTCAGTGGAAGTGCCACAACTCTTACAGAGCAAGTTCGGACTCAACGCGGAGCAACTCGGCCTTCAATTCCTCGGCCTGATTATCGGCTCCCTACTCGGCGAACAACTCGGCGGCTTCATGTCCGACATGTGGATGAACGCCCGCGCCCGTCGTATCGGACACAAGCCCGCACCCGAATATCGCCTCTGGCTGAGCTACATTGGTTACCTGCTCACGATCGCCGGAAGTGTCGTGTTCCTAGTCTGCACCGAACAGGCTACGGAGGGTACATGGACCGTGGTTCCAGTGGTGGGCACAGGTATCGCGGCGTTTGGCAACCAGGTTATCACGACTGTACTCACTACTTATGCGGTGGATACATATCCTCAGGATGCGGGGAGTATCGGAGTATTCATTAACTTCGTGCGATCGACTTGGGGATTCATTGGACCTTTCTG GTTCCCGGATATGTTTGAGACCGTTGGTATTGCTAAGAGCTCCGGGGTGGTTGCGGCTTTGGTTATGGGTGTGAGCTTTCTTCCGACTGTGTATCTGCAGTGGCAGGGTAAGAGGTGGCATGCTGTAGCTGAGCAGTGA
- a CDS encoding S-adenosyl-L-methionine-dependent methyltransferase, which translates to MAVSRELAEVQRLVAAEAAGDENAHGELLRAIRQLQLAVETPVETTSRFNFQIMQNISIRVAIEKQFLHIIAARDGAPITASEIASKTGENLLLIVRVMRVLTAIGLCDEVGNETYAANEKTHFKILPGSIAAEKHHFDLDFGMGGRLVEYMRGPGIQQFVDEPGAITLFKYAHGTDVIFGLLEKNPEQKQAFDDYMASRRVANLPQWFEIYPAAEKFSDAHQDPNATLMVDVGGGPGQELIRFKERHPDIPGRLVLQDLPLTLQRIEKLPDGIEPMEYDFFTPQPVKGARAYFLRDVLHNWSDAKSTQILSRIVEAMDPEYSTLLIDDYVLPDTGAELRAAEMDILMWLHTAGLERTVSQWESLFRTVGLELVKIWHSVRGNESVLETRVQRK; encoded by the exons ATGGCAGTATCCAGGGAACTTGCTGAAGTCCAGAGACTTGTAGCAGCCGAGGCAGCAGGCGACGAGAATGCACATGGCGAACTTTTGAGAGCAATCCGTCAGTTACAGCTAGCGGTAGAAACACCCGTAGAGACGACCTCTCGGTTCAATTTCCAG ATCATGCAGAATATCTCGATACGTGTCGCCATCGAGAAACAATTTCTTCATATTATCGCAGCCCGAGATGGCGCGCCTATCACTGCGTCTGAGATTGCAAGCAAGACTGGAGAGAATCTATTGCTTATAG TGCGTGTCATGCGCGTCCTGACAGCCATTGGTCTCTGTGATGAGGTGGGTAATGAGACCTACGCCGCCAATGAGAAAACACATTTCAAGATTTTGCCCGGATCTATAGCTGCTGAGAAGCATCA TTTTGATTTGGACTTTGGAATG GGTGGTAGACTTGTCGAGTACATGAGAGGTCCCGGCATCCAGCAATTCGTCGATGAGCCCGGAGCAATTACCCTGTTCAAATATGCACATGGCACCGATGTCATCTTCGGGCTATTAGAGAAGAACCCTGAGCAGAAGCAGGCATTTGATGACTACATGGCATCACGCCGAGTGGCCAATTTGCCCCAATGGTTCGAGATATATCCCGCTGCGGAGAAGTTTTCCGATGCCCATCAAGATCCCAACGCTACCTTAATGGTTGATGTTGGCGGAGGGCCAGGCCAGGAGCTGATCCGCTTTAAAGAGAGACACCCGGATATTCCCGGTCGTCTTGTGCTTCAGGACCTGCCGTTAACTCTTCAACGCATTGAGAAATTGCCCGATGGCATTGAGCCGATGGAATACGACTTCTTTACTCCGCAGCCGGTGAAAG GAGCTCGTGCATATTTCCTCCGCGATGTGCTGCATAACTGGTCTGATGCCAAGAGCACCCAAATCCTATCGCGGATTGTTGAAGCTATGGACCCTGAGTATTCGACCTTATTGATTGATGATTATGTCCTGCCGGACACTGGGGCGGAACTTAGGGCTGCAGAAATGGACATTCTCATGTGGCTTCACACTGCCGGGTTGGAGCGTACAGTTTCTCAGTGGGAAAGCCTGTTCCGTACTGTTGGCCTAGAACTCGTGAAAATATGGCATTCAGTAAGGGGAAATGAGTCGGTCCTGGAGACTCGGGTCCAGCGGAAGTAG
- a CDS encoding heterokaryon incompatibility protein-domain-containing protein produces the protein MKVRTFEYESLPTPTSIRVVTLLHGESEITVFGVPLIPLSIQIVDLNDNPRFQALSYTWGSPFPPELERSKDYGPKNKFPVAINGQISFLTRNLFEFLQRLKTEELNVDRRTKPYNKTRLIEAAEAGSVNDVYFWMARGADLAAQDMFGETALHYAAENGYFEVVKILVEAGSDVQRRDSSRRTPLDCAKMRKRRKYAEVIEYLERSDIHHIVGSKPRPLSPMDSQQFWIDAICINQDDIAERNAQVAIMSMIYTKSSGVFVWLGVDDESTMRAAEATHLPSQEGMDMWYNDVLNNHVMEDPETRVAKQGSNEAALKYQAVVNLFRRTWFQRVWIIQEIALAKQIRIFCGRVEFEYHKLFSLFHNPNFTSHVTSRSLAQALELARWKGIGGSELSTLTDIRLRTSKQVFERRVMDEYVKKNGITLVSTWEHKLSLSLLASKVWSFRATDPRDKVFALIGISRLSDDPKKRIVADYSKSTSEVFIQFAKIFMQGAPDEPLQTWHTGECEVFECLEGLSFVQESPDVSRIFNGQELPSWIPNFTAPLITTRLWSPRFRAGVSPDAPAVILPDDDAHTLRLNGIFHDEIVSVEPQIGTSTATSFRPPNWLELTSSLDKTYLPTGDNRVEALWRTLMTNKLSSTSDNPVQDARSSFRFFIQKALWSLTHKSDKDTITNLNLIRETDDNNTLPTWEEVQQYGEKDEVGKPRGRVRIDDRDFDQTFVHFYRGRLLYRTKRGYLGLGPWSVQPGDEVWVIAGARMPFVLRKPSSDDSSRTERRSLVGETYVHGIMDGESISGGQTFQPVSLV, from the coding sequence ATGAAGGTTCGAACATTTGAATATGAGTCACTTCCTACTCCGACATCGATCCGAGTAGTCACACTACTCCATGGCGAGTCCGAAATTACCGTGTTTGGGGTACCCCTTATCCCACTATCTATACAAATTGTCGACCTCAACGACAACCCACGCTTCCAGGCTTTATCATATACTTGGGGATCACCATTTCCACCAGAGCTGGAGAGGTCCAAGGATTATGGCCCAAAAAACAAGTTCCCGGTTGCCATCAACGGACAAATATCCTTCTTGACTAGGAATTTATTCGAGTTTCTGCAGCGTCTGAAGACCGAGGAATTAAACGTGGATCGGCGTACCAAGCCATATAACAAAACCCGTCTAATCGAGGCAGCCGAAGCTGGCAGCGTGAATGATGTGTACTTTTGGATGGCCCGAGGCGCGGACCTGGCGGCGCAAGACATGTTTGGAGAAACGGCTCTACATTACGCCGCTGAGAATGGGTATTTTGAAGTCGTCAAGATACTTGTAGAGGCTGGTTCGGATGTGCAGCGACGGGACTCCTCCAGGCGGACACCTCTTGACTGTGCGAAGATGCGTAAGCGTCGAAAATATGCAGAGGTTATTGAATACTTGGAGCGATCTGATATCCACCACATAGTTGGGAGTAAGCCACGGCCACTCTCTCCGATGGATAGTCAACAGTTTTGGATTGATGCGATATGTATTAATCAAGATGATATCGCGGAGCGTAACGCGCAAGTAGCCATCATGTCCATGATCTACACGAAATCATCGGGTGTATTTGTCTGGCTGGGTGTGGATGATGAGAGCACTATGCGCGCCGCCGAAGCCAcacatcttccatctcaggAAGGTATGGACATGTGGTACAACGATGTGCTGAACAATCATGTTATGGAGGACCCGGAGACGCGCGTCGCAAAACAAGGATCTAATGAGGCTGCCTTAAAATACCAAGCCGTTGTGAATTTGTTCCGCCGAACCTGGTTTCAGCGTGTGTGGATCATTCAAGAGATCGCGTTGGCCAAGCAGATTCGGATTTTCTGCGGTCGCGTAGAGTTTGAATACCACAAGTTATTTAGTCTGTTTCACAATCCTAATTTCACTTCTCATGTTACCAGCCGGTCTCTGGCCCAAGCCCTTGAGTTGGCCCGGTGGAAGGGAATTGGAGGGAGTGAATTGAGTACCTTGACTGATATTCGACTCCGGACATCCAAACAAGTCTTTGAAAGACGGGTGATGGATGAGTATGTGAAGAAGAATGGCATCACGCTGGTCTCTACATGGGAGCACAAATTGAGTCTTTCGCTGCTGGCTAGTAAGGTTTGGTCTTTTCGAGCGACTGACCCGAGAGACAAAGTCTTCGCTTTAATAGGTATATCCCGGTTGTCAGATGACCCTAAAAAGAGGATAGTTGCCGATTACTCCAAGTCTACATCTGAAGTATTCATCCAATTTGCCAAAATATTCATGCAGGGAGCCCCCGATGAGCCGCTGCAGACGTGGCACACGGGGGAGTGTGAGGTTTTCGAGTGTCTTGAAGGCTTGTCCTTCGTACAGGAGAGTCCAGATGTCTCTCGTATTTTCAATGGTCAGGAATTGCCATCGTGGATCCCCAATTTCACTGCTCCTCTTATAACCACACGTCTGTGGTCACCACGCTTCCGAGCAGGTGTTAGCCCAGATGCTCCAGCTGTGATTCTTCCCGACGACGACGCTCATACCCTGCGACTGAACGGTATCTTCCACGACGAGATAGTTAGTGTGGAACCTCAAATCGGCACATCAACAGCTACATCCTTCCGTCCGCCAAACTGGCTAGAACTGACCTCATCCTTGGACAAAACTTACCTCCCTACTGGGGATAACCGTGTTGAGGCACTTTGGCGTACCTTGATGACGAACAAGCTATCATCAACCTCAGACAACCCGGTCCAAGATGCCAGATCCTCCTTTCGCTTTTTTATACAAAAGGCTCTCTGGAGTCTCACGCATAAATCGGATAAAGACACCATCACTAATCTCAATCTCATCCGCGAAACCGATGATAACAACACATTACCGACGTGGGAGGAGGTTCAACAATACGGAGAAAAGGATGAAGTGGGAAAACCTCGTGGAAGGGTCAGAATCGATGACCGTGATTTTGACCAGACGTTTGTCCATTTCTATCGAGGACGATTGCTTTATCGAACTAAACGGGGGTACCTCGGGCTTGGTCCCTGGTCTGTGCAGCCTGGGGATGAGGTATGGGTGATTGCTGGGGCACGAATGCCGTTTGTTTTGAGAAAGCCCTCGAGCGATGATTCTTCGAGGACAGAGAGACGAAGTTTGGTCGGGGAAACGTATGTTCATGGGATTATGGATGGAGAATCGATTTCTGGCGGTCAGACCTTTCAGCCTGTCTCTCTTGTTTAG